One segment of Frankiaceae bacterium DNA contains the following:
- the rlmN gene encoding 23S rRNA (adenine(2503)-C(2))-methyltransferase RlmN, with protein MSLPLVFDAPRRGKPPRHLADLSAAERREAVEALGEKAFRATQLSRWYFTNLADDPSSMTDLPASSRASLVAALLPTLVTPVRHVEADRGTTRKTLWRCHDGALVESVLMRYPERNTVCVSSQAGCGMACPFCATGQGGLTRNLSTAEIVEQVVAAARALARAELPGGAGRLSNVVYMGMGEPMANYGPVVASVRRLVEDLGLSQRSITVSTVGLVPAILRLAGEGLNVTLALSLHAPDDELRDTLVPVNTRWKVQEALDAAWTYAEKTKRRVSIEYALIRDVNDQPWRATMLGSLLKGHLVHVNLIPLNETPGSDWTASRPESQREFVRRLEAAGVPVTVRDTRGSDVAAACGQLRADTADASPENSRKS; from the coding sequence GTGAGCCTGCCGCTCGTCTTCGACGCGCCGCGCCGCGGCAAGCCGCCGCGCCACCTGGCGGACCTGTCGGCTGCGGAGCGCCGCGAGGCCGTGGAAGCGCTGGGGGAGAAGGCGTTCCGCGCGACGCAGCTCTCCCGCTGGTACTTCACGAACCTCGCCGACGACCCGTCCTCGATGACCGACCTCCCGGCGTCGTCGCGGGCGTCCTTGGTGGCGGCTCTGCTCCCGACGCTGGTCACTCCCGTACGGCACGTCGAGGCCGACCGCGGCACGACGCGCAAGACGTTGTGGCGCTGCCACGACGGCGCGCTCGTCGAGTCCGTGCTCATGCGCTACCCGGAGCGCAACACGGTGTGTGTGTCGTCACAGGCCGGGTGCGGGATGGCCTGCCCGTTCTGCGCGACGGGGCAGGGCGGGCTCACCCGCAACCTCTCGACCGCCGAGATCGTGGAGCAGGTCGTGGCGGCGGCGCGGGCGTTGGCTCGCGCCGAGCTGCCCGGCGGTGCCGGCCGCCTGTCGAACGTCGTCTACATGGGCATGGGCGAGCCGATGGCCAACTACGGCCCGGTCGTCGCGTCCGTACGCCGGCTCGTCGAGGACCTCGGGCTGTCGCAGCGTTCGATCACAGTGTCGACCGTGGGGCTCGTACCCGCGATCCTGCGCCTCGCCGGCGAGGGGCTCAACGTCACGCTCGCGCTCTCCCTCCACGCGCCCGACGACGAGCTCCGCGACACGCTCGTGCCGGTCAACACGCGGTGGAAGGTGCAGGAGGCGCTCGACGCGGCGTGGACGTACGCGGAGAAGACCAAGCGGCGGGTGAGCATCGAGTACGCGCTCATCCGCGACGTCAACGACCAGCCGTGGCGCGCAACGATGCTGGGGTCGTTGCTGAAGGGCCACCTCGTCCACGTCAACCTCATCCCGCTCAACGAGACGCCCGGCTCGGACTGGACGGCCAGCAGGCCCGAGTCGCAGCGCGAGTTCGTACGACGCCTCGAAGCCGCCGGCGTCCCCGTGACGGTGCGCGACACGCGGGGGAGCGACGTGGCAGCGGCCTGCGGCCAGCTCCGCGCGGACACCGCGGACGCGTCGCCCGAGAACTCGCGAAAGTCGTGA
- a CDS encoding SGNH/GDSL hydrolase family protein, which translates to MTRVLVVGDSLAFHGPTQRELITHPDLFPNVLGRLLGAEVDFVGRLGWTARDAWWALTRDPYVYSVLLPRADVVVLALGGADMLPAALPAYLRVGLDYVRPGPLRRTLKQAYHRANPYVVRVTGGRIRTLPQHVTLHYLTRIVGALRDLHPDTKVVGIVPPPFDAEYLGHVTRTQPPAARAHREWGEAMNVPLADLDAVIAPHLANGTLNPDGMHWSWAAHEDVAKALAEAVART; encoded by the coding sequence GTGACCCGCGTCCTCGTCGTCGGCGACTCGCTGGCGTTCCACGGGCCGACCCAGCGCGAGCTGATCACGCACCCCGACCTGTTCCCGAACGTCCTCGGCCGCCTGCTCGGCGCGGAGGTGGACTTCGTAGGCCGGCTCGGGTGGACGGCGCGCGACGCGTGGTGGGCGCTGACCCGCGACCCGTACGTCTACTCGGTCCTGCTGCCGCGTGCCGACGTCGTCGTCCTCGCGCTCGGCGGCGCCGACATGCTCCCCGCGGCGCTGCCGGCGTACCTCCGGGTTGGTCTCGACTACGTCCGGCCTGGGCCGCTCAGACGCACCCTCAAGCAGGCGTACCACCGCGCCAACCCGTACGTCGTCCGCGTCACCGGGGGACGCATCCGTACGCTGCCGCAGCACGTCACGCTGCACTACCTGACCCGCATCGTCGGCGCGCTCCGCGACCTGCATCCCGACACCAAGGTCGTGGGGATCGTGCCGCCGCCGTTCGACGCCGAGTACCTCGGCCACGTCACGCGGACCCAGCCGCCCGCGGCCAGAGCACACAGAGAATGGGGCGAGGCGATGAACGTCCCTCTCGCCGACCTCGACGCCGTCATCGCCCCGCACCTGGCCAACGGCACCCTGAATCCCGACGGCATGCACTGGTCGTGGGCGGCCCACGAGGACGTCGCGAAGGCGCTCGCCGAGGCGGTCGCGAGGACGTAA